A stretch of Cryptococcus decagattii chromosome 7, complete sequence DNA encodes these proteins:
- a CDS encoding SWR1-complex protein 4, whose translation MSAQDVRSILSLPPSAPLPTLPSSRKIPAPRKPDGITRELYALIGDNAPSLADAQASLAAVKYREKPAMKGKKVHWEWTEFTPAARSDNPVRLRHWACITDSDPNASVEYFGKFNLHGPSVMEYSQFEYDQHLVDPNWTPQETGYLFELLKEYDLRFIIAADRYAYISPEGEKRVRSVEDMKDRYYTICRRLVRTRTASDPVHQQHLIQAYAFDKAREIKRKQYASDLFHLTPAEIAEEEALYVEITRMQQNERRFRADRDELMRSVMGLDSGLMEVDQAAMENAIGVDKNKKKRKAEDESAAPSPTPTPKKPTPNASFDNSRCIYHLPAPSNTNSLTSHLSQKHPPHQQAFLRGSRLPLPKPTAAGRITDLLAELGLSANRLVMPTRQNLEVFEGLLNAAAALVEMRRQVNRVEQELRVVKMQKEGLMPVTTNPSARVKGEAGVAVGGSEGMVTMGTHMKES comes from the exons ATGTCAGCTCAAGATGTACgctccatcctctctcttcccccaTCCGCCCCACTCCCAACGCTCCCCAGCTCACGGAAAATCCCTGCTCCGCGCAAACCCGACGGCATCACCCGTGAACTCTACGCTCTCATTGGAGACAATGCACCTTCACTCGCAGATGCACAGGCGAGTCTGGCCGCGGTTAAGTACAGGGAGAAGCCAGCTatgaaggggaagaaggttCATTG GGAATGGACAGAGTTTACGCCGGCTGCGAGGAGTGACAACCCTGTACGACTAAGACACTGGGCCTGCATAACTGATTCCGATCCTAATGCTTCCG TTGAATACTTTGGCAAATTCAACCTCCACGGGCCATCAGTCATGGAATACTCGCAGTTTGAATACGATCAACATCTTGTCGACCCTAACTGGACGCCGCAAGAAACAGGGTATCTGTTTGAGCTGTTGAAGGAATACGATTTGAGGTTTATCATTGCGGCCGATCGGTATGCGTATATTTCGCctgaaggagaaaaaaggGTGCGAAGTGTCGAG GATATGAAAGATCGATATTACACTATCTGCCGAAGGCTCGTCCGAACACGAACCGCATCCGATCCCGTACATCAACAACATCTCATCCAAGCGTACGCGTTTGACAAAGCTCGGGAAATCAAGCGCAAACAATACGCGTCCGACCTCTTTCATCTCACTCCAGCTGAGATTgcggaggaagaagcgCTCTATGTGGAGATCACGAGGATGCAACAAAATGAGAGGCGATTCCGCGCGGACAGGGATGAGTTGATGAGGAGTGTTATGGGGCTGGATAGTGGGTTGATGGAAGTTGATCAAGCGGCGATGGAGAATGCTATCGGTGTTGACAAG AACAAAAAGAAGCGGAAGGCAGAGGACGAAAGTGCCGCCCCATCTCCCACTCCTACACCCAAGAAACCAACACCCAACGCAAGCTTTGATAACTCGCGCTGTATTTACCACCTTCCTGCACCTTCTAACACCAATTCCCTTActtcccatctctcccaaAAGCATCCTCCGCACCAACAGGCTTTCCTCCGCGGTTCTCGTTTACCACTTCCTAAACCGACCGCCGCTGGACGTATCACGGACTTGCTTGCCGAGCTGGGTCTCTCCGCGAACAGACTTGTCATGCCTACAAGACAAAATTTGGAAGTATTTGAGGGTCTGCTAAATGCAGCAGCGGCTTTGGTGGAAATGAGGAGGCAAGTGAATAGGGTAGAGCAAGAGTTGAGGGTAGTGAAGATGCAAAAAGAGGGGCTGATGCCTGTTACGACAAATCCGAGTGCGAGAGTCAAAGGTGAAGCTGGTGTGGCtgtgggaggaagcgaaggGATGGTGACGATGGGTACACACATGAAGGAGAGTTAA
- a CDS encoding N-terminal acetyltransferase A complex catalytic subunit ard1, translating into MDIRQATIDDLLGMQNANLLNLPENYTFKYYLYHALTWPELSYVAVDPKGRIVGYILAKMEEEPSDTPSGHVTSISVLRPYRRLGLANKLMKQSQEAMVAHYDAHHITLHVRKSNRAAISLYRDTLGFEVHGMEKSYYADGEDAYGMRYVFKKPEESLKE; encoded by the exons ATGGACATTCGACAAGCAACG ATAGACGACCTCCTTGGTATGCAAAATGCCAACCTTCTTAACTTACCAGAGAACTACACGTTCAAATATT ATCTTTACCACGCTTTGACGTGGCCGGAGCTGTCGTATGTTGCTGTTGACCCAAAAGGGAGGATTGTAGGATACATTCTTGCCAAGAT GGAAGAGGAACCTAGCGACACTCCTAGCGGTCACGTCACATCCATTTCCGTCCTTCGGCCATACAGACGGTTGGGTCTCGCCAACAAACTCATGAAACAGTCTC AGGAAGCTATGGTAGCCCACTATGATGCACACCACATCACATTACACGTTCGAAAATCCAACAGAGCAGCTATTTCTCTTTACAGGGATACCCTTGGGTTCGAAGTTCATGGGATGGAAAAGAGCTACT ACGCGGATGGTGAGGACGCTTATGGGATGCGATATGTATTTAAGAAGCCTGAAGAATCGCTGAAGGAGTAG
- a CDS encoding triose-phosphate isomerase, with protein MPRKFFVGGNFKMNGSLSSIEKIVSSINQAKLDGTNQVVIAPPALYLLKVQSELDRPAEVSAQNAFTESSGAFTGEIAPQQLKDANIHWVILGHSERRSLFGDTDKLVADKTKAAINAGLSVIACVGESLEEREADKTMAVVERQLDAIASVVHDDAWNQIVIAYEPVWAIGTGKVATVSQAQKVHAAIRAWLARRASPKVAESTRIIYGGSVNGKNCGELSEAEDIDGFLVGGASLKPEFIDICRSGKKA; from the exons ATGCCTCGAAAATTCTTTGTCGG CGGAAACTTCAAGATGAACGGCTCCCTCTCGTCCatcgagaagattgtgagCTCGATCAACCAAGCCAAACTCGACGGCACCAACCAAGTCGTCATCGCCCCGCCCGCACTCTACCTCCTCAAAGTCCAATCTGAACTCGACCGCCCAGCCGAAGTCTCCGCCCAGAACGCATTCACCGAGTCGTCTGGTGCTTTTACCGGTGAAATCGCGCCTCAGCAATTGAAGGATGCGAATATCCACTGGGTCATTTTGGGACATTCAGAGAGGAGGAGTTTGTTTGGCGATACAGACAAGTTGGTCGCTGACAAG ACCAAGGCCGCCATCAACGCCGGTCTCTCCGTCATTGCCTGTGTCGGTGAATCCCTCGAAGAGCGCGAAGCCGACAAGACCATGGCCGTCGTCGAACGTCAGCTCGACGCGATCGCCAGCGTCGTCCACGATGACGCCTGGAACCAAATCGTCATTGCCT ACGAACCCGTTTGGGCGATCGGCACCGGCAAAGTCGCCACCGTCTCCCAAGCCCAAAAAGTCCACGCCGCCATCCGCGCCTGGCTCGCCCGCCGCGCTTCCCCCAAAGTCGCCGAGTCCACCCGCATCATTTACGGCGGTTCCGTCAATGGCAAGAACTGTGGCGAGTTGAGCGAGGCAGAGGATATCGATGGATTCCTTGTCGGTGGAGCTAGTTTGAAGCCCGAGTTTATCGATATCTGCAGGTCTGGCAAAAAGGCATAA